The sequence below is a genomic window from Dermacentor albipictus isolate Rhodes 1998 colony chromosome 2, USDA_Dalb.pri_finalv2, whole genome shotgun sequence.
ACTACCACCGGAATGTGGTGGCTGCTGACGTGACGCGCGGTGCCGACTTGGCGCCCCTCCTCGAAGTGTGCGACCTCGGCGGCGTGGCGGTGCGCCCCAAGGCGTGTGGGTGACATCCATGGGGTCGACACTTCTTTGGACGCCCGCACGATTCGAGAAAACCTTGAGGCCCCCGTCGCGGTGCTGTCATGTACACGAAGTGACGCGAGCGTCACCGTCACCTTCGTCGGGAGCGTCGTGCCGACAAACGTGCGGCTCTTCGAACAGCTGCGCGCCGTGCGTGCTCGTCTGCCCCGACCACTTCAATGCGACTGCTGCGGCGTCCTCGgccacgccggcgccacctgcttccgtgacgcccgctgcctccgctgtgGTGAGTCGCATGCCACAGAAGGCTGCTCCACAGGGAAGCCCCGCTGCATTAATTGCGGCGGCCGTCACCCATCGACCGAACCGAGCTGCCCCGAGTGGCAGCGCGAGAGAAAGGCGGCCGTGTTGCTGTCAGTGTCTCAGCGGCCCCTTTCGCGCAAAAAAGCGCTTGAGCTAGCCGGCGCCGCACCAACCGAGCCGCGTACAGCCGCTCCGTCCACGTCTGCTCGCTCCCCGCAGGGCCGATCTTATGGCgttttagagcgaagctctttggcgtccgttcctgggtttcgcgtcgtcgtcgtcgtcggcctcgtaaccagctccgccccccttcgctggagtgggagacgaaggactcgagccgcgaatggcggagaccaatgagagcggccccttcagtgacgtgcgcgcgcgatgctggtgtcatgcggaccctccttacggctcgatgcgcactcgtgtctggtctcagccgatccgctcgtttcgtactatcgtctgctcgcgccacagctctcgcccgcgcctgtttggttctgttgggtcggtctcgttcgcgcttgttttggttgttatttcgacaacaaacggttacaaatatccctcgaggccagcgcaccttccacaacttaatgcggtgagtgtaaaactcgtatctccgcgaatcccattcatgcaagtgcgacgactgatgcacggcggaggcaaatatggcattaagggcccagttgtgaacgtctttgtgaacgtctttgagaatcaagcattggtgtaccaagtcgaacatatatcagtctatttctccgaccacaaagcttccttcatgactgtcaagaactgttagtggagtctttgttaaaggaatacgtgtgaaaataaaaaaaaaattctgtgatagcgcatacatgtgttgctcgatttctttgcctcaatctatcgaaaaggtgaaacagcttatttgctgcgctcaagtttcgcattaggaagtaacgtaatcgtcggtaattttttttttcactggtcgattcggagcaggagttcttgctccgcggcaactaatccgaatttcactggtcgatctggagcgggttcgcgcgttccactggtcgtttcggatcaactcgctccgcgccggatcgctctcacttgctccgccgccgaagcgcggattcgggcggaaatagctcgcgtcacttccgtcttcaagcggaatcggtaccggttggtacgcacaacattgtgttgcttcgcaaaatggctgcgttcgttgctgctgcagagctcgcgtttagcgatgagagctcggacgacagcgattactaggtgacgcaggtgctgtacggaGCCTTCtgtgcacgttgtccatgcataatccttgcgggcgcgacatggaaattacggactctgcgattgccgtggtcaaattacgcatgggggacggtgagtttggttgccgtggaaacgtagagagcagaagtcgggcatggtttccggaaccggtttgtcCGActtgcacgcagacttcctgtgtgatcccccacAGAGCATTTTTGCGCTttgctggccgattcggattcgcgaaacgcgagcgctcgctcgaggatttcggcggccgctccagatcgaccagtgaaaaacgccattacagtgacgccctgcgcgGCTGCAGCACCCAGACAGCCGCAGCTGGGCCGCCACGCGGCCCTCCAACCGCTGCGAACAGCGACTCCAGAGACGCACTAGCACTAGCCGCTCTCGCTGCTGCACTCCGTGCCCTGCTCGTCCAGTGCTCAGCCATCgacggcaacgttcgtcaaatgtGTGACGCGGCTCTCGCCGCGCAAGAAGCGCTGCTTCATCCCGACTAGGCGCATTGCCGCGCCACATAAGCGAAGGCCACCAACTTGCCCGCGCACGCCGTtttggccgccgccgccgcgtctttttcacccttctttcaattccctctccctcttgtgcagcgcggttgaggtgtcctcatatgagagacagttactgcgctgcactctACCCCATTTTTTTCCTTCCCAAACCAAGAATCTATATCTCTCCTAAAGCAGCCAATCAGCACGTGCCGACAGTGAAGGCGTGGCGAAGGCAGCAGTATGGCCCAAAGTGACCATTTCAGAATACAGGCCGTGTGTGGCATGGTCAAGCTGCGATGCACCAAAAATGCTAGGAGTTGTGGTGAAGCCAACACAGAGGAGCCGTGCGGGACCATTCTAACTCCGAATGGTGTCAGTCCAAATACCACATCCAAAAGGCTATGCACACCAAataaactttttttatttattatcattATAGTACACACTGTCATAATGCATTTTGCATCACTATAGACAttaaaataagtaaaataaataaaatttaagaTGCTTTATGCACAAAGAGAAGAGTGAAGCATTCCATAATTTCTTATGTCGGCCAGCACTGTTGCCATGTCCCGCGTCGTGGTGGTAGCGCGGCCAGCTCTGTGAGCATTCACGCCTGCACCTTCGAGAACTGCCACAACGGTTGCTTCACTGGCCTCCTGCAGTGCTTCAAAGGCTGCTCTTGCTATCCGCAAATCGTGACCATCTGTCGTGTGGCGCCGAACGATCTCGCGCACCACTCTCTCGAATGGCTGGCGCGGGATTAGCTTTCGCGTACTCGCACGTAACCGCAATATTTCCTTGAGCACTTTGTATCCTACTGGCCTTTTCGCTGCGGTTCCCTGCTTTCGTTGCTTGGACGGCCGCGAAATGGACGACGACGTGCGCCCCTGCGTTGCCCTGTCGACTTCGGCGACGGGTTTTGCCCTGGACGCATCGTTCTTGCCGCTCGTTGACCTCGTAGCACGTTTAGCGCGTGGTTCTGAAGCAGGTTCCCCACGGCGAGGCGTGCTTGCGGCGCTCCGTGTCGGCTGACTTCCGGCAGGATGCTGCAAACTGGCATCTGGCTGTCTCGCGCCGCTGACTCTGAGTCGCGGTGAGAAGGCCGGCGGTGCCCTGTGAAGTCCCGAACTGTCCTCACCACGACTCCAGAACGACTGGCGTCCTGATGCTCCTGGACTGCCGGCGGGACCGCGATGTACCGAACTGCCCTCGTCAGGTTGATAAGACGTGCGCCAGAATGACGACTGGCGTCCGGATGGTCCTGTACTATCAGCCTGTGAAGGCACCGGAGATGGCTCTGCAGGCTTGTCACCAGATGAGTCCCGAGCCAGCGTTCCTGATGAGGGCCTAGTTTGCAGTTTTCTTTTCGCACTTTCGCGTCGCGGGCTTCGTGGTCGAGGCACTGCTGGGCCACGCGATTCGTCGTCTTCTCGGTCGCTTATTTTCAATATGTCCGAGCTGAGGGTTGTTGATTGCGACGCCGATCTCGACGCCGACCATCTTGAGAGAATTCGCCACTTGCCCTGACGTGACCGTTCCCTCGATGAGTCCGGGTTGCTCCCTGTCATGTCCGCCATTTATAAACTGCAGTATATCTTTTAGGCCGTTCTTGCCCGCTTTCAATGGCAGCTGAAGGGCAACTGAAATGGCAGCTAGACAACCACGGCAGGCGCTGACCAGGAACTGTGGTACCAGGAACGCGTCCAGCGTCGGCACACGTCTCTGGTTGCCCGTGGTTTCGAGCTGCCGCTTAATCACAACAGAAAATATTCAATTTCAATTAAGTTGAAGGATAAAAATGTTGctaattgcttttttttattatgatgGATAATCTAATATTTAGACGTGATTGTCAGCCAGCGCCAATGCGGCGAAAAAAGCAATCAGTAGCTGACGGACAATTTTTTGCCCGGCCTGCACGGGCTGCGTGTTTTGAATGTGGTGTAGCTGAGACGCCGGCGTTGCGTGGCTGTTTTTGCGGTCCAAGTGGTTCGAGTGCCGTAGCTTCCCTAGTTTCCTTGAATTTCACGTTCCGACAAACGTTTCCTTGCCATCGGGTTATTGGTTTCATCAGTTCAAGTTTTACAGGCTCGAGATGCTGAACAATACAGCCAGCATCAAGGACCGGGAGGCGCTCTACAGACTCATTATTAGGTGAGCACCTCATTTACCTAGAGAATACTTACAAACCCGACATTCAGCGTGTTTCTTCTGCTCGTTAACGTTATTCATTCGTGTTGACTTGTGTTGTCCAGAACGTCGCTTACACTGGGAGAGATGTCATTACTTAGCTACCGGAACATGTGTCGAACACTCGGTCCCAGCTGAATATTGCTTTTGCATTGAATGCTGCGCAGTGTTATGCGTGCAGCAGTTCTGTGCACAAATGGGGAGTGTGCAGTTGGCTGAAACGTAACCAACATGGACGCAACCAATCACACACACGAGTTTCGATTAACTTACCTGACACATCCGCGCTTTTAAAACGTGCGACAATGTTATGTGCGCGTTCGGAGTATACGCGTGTATCCTAAAAAAGGTGCGTTTAGCAACTGGTGTGCAGTGCCGAAGCTAAAGGACGTTGCTGACCTCGTCCAAACCGCATCCAACATAGATTCGGTGTTCGCGTATCATCTCTGCTGCAATGCATGG
It includes:
- the LOC139056196 gene encoding histone H3.v1-like, with protein sequence MADMTGSNPDSSRERSRQGKWRILSRWSASRSASQSTTLSSDILKISDREDDESRGPAVPRPRSPRRESAKRKLQTRPSSGTLARDSSGDKPAEPSPVPSQADSTGPSGRQSSFWRTSYQPDEGSSVHRGPAGSPGASGRQSFWSRGEDSSGLHRAPPAFSPRLRVSGARQPDASLQHPAGSQPTRSAASTPRRGEPASEPRAKRATRSTSGKNDASRAKPVAEVDRATQGRTSSSISRPSKQRKQGTAAKRPVGYKVLKEILRLRASTRKLIPRQPFERVVREIVRRHTTDGHDLRIARAAFEALQEASEATVVAVLEGAGVNAHRAGRATTTTRDMATVLADIRNYGMLHSSLCA